The genome window AAGACACCATACATctacatttttgtacatttacacaaaaatgagccattaCTTCATGGTAAGAAATagatttgaagaatgtctcggtcaaaaatatgtcactaagttGGTCTTTCGAATCATTTTCTAGCGAACGAACGCTTTCaaaaactgaagaaaaaattgacgaaTTCAATATCGACGTACCCTTGAACGACCAAGCCGCAAAAGATGAGGAAAAAATGACCTCAGACCCATCTGCATTAGACGCATCAACGGCTGACCCATCGGCATCAGAGCCGTCAGCAACACCGTCAGCAACAGATCCATCAATGTCAGACTCATCATCAGCACCGGACACCTCGACTTCAGGCCCATCAGCAACAGACACATCACCATCGGATCAACCAACGTCAGACACATCAACATCAGATGAGACTCCACCAGATGTATCTAGTGACATATCAACACAAAATACTCCAATGCTGGACGCAGAAATGGATCCAACAGTGAAAACAGTAACAACGAAAACCTCAGCAAACCAAAATCGAGTCAAAAAACCAGAAAAATCTACAGCACACCGAGTAagtgattgattgattttagaGTGGTATAAATTGTGCTTACGACTTTGTACAATTCAACAACGATATCAAACGACGCAGATGCTAGAACTAATgctgaaattatttctttgaaatagCATACCttcaatgatgatgatggtgatgATGATACAACTACAGAATTACCTGCGACGACCACTGCTGCGGAACCTGCGACTACCACTGCTCCAAACGGTTCAAGCTTAATTTCACCGAACAGAATGAGTATTGCAGCGCTTATTGTTACGTTTATGATTAAGATGTTTGTCACTTACTAACTTTTGcccgaaattcaaaatttttcgtcaGTATTTTGCGTTCTGATCGGTCCACGGACTATGTAATTTTGGCACGGTAATAATAACAGATTGAAACATTATGCTACCATCATTTGTTGTTTTAAGCCCATAATAGTTTGTCACATTTGGTGACGTAGTATTTTGCATATGGGGGTCTCTCAACTGCTAAATTTATGCTTATAAGAAATTTACACCGATGGCAGAAGTGataattgaaacaatttacTCGAAGACCTATTACAATTAATTGGGTCCATGGTCTGGTCAATTCGTAATCTTCAGCAATTGTAAATGGAAATGGATGTGAAAACAACACCATCTGAGCATCTGAACAACACTTGCTGCTTTGCAAACCTTTAAATATTCGTCCGCTTTGCCCGAAATGATTTATAGACCCACGCATTTCATCACCAatgaatttatgaatgtgAAATCTTGAACTACATTTTCCGAGAGACATGCTATACCGATTGTTCTTCCAATGGAAAAGAAACGagacaaaaatgtaatttgttcGTACCGTGCGGGTCTCTTCACGCTTCACGTTTCTTTTTTCTGCTTTGATCACAAGAACGTATCTCAATTTAATACAATTAgtcaaatcgaaataaaaatgcagTTAAGCCATTTATATGAAGTGACAAGCATAACAAATGGAAGAATCAGTCATGCAATTGTTGTTATTTACAGAAAAGGTACAATTTTTCATCAGTGCTTGCTCTCTCATGTTATACCGACGAAATACGCTTAagtaaatcaagtaatttTCACAATTAGTCTGGCAACTGATTCAAATTTATGTGTAATGTAACACGATAACAAAATGGTACGCCAACCAATGCAGCCAtccatttacaattttacactcggtttcgaatatttttagtTTGTCATCTTTAACCATCTGTGATTCAAGTTTATGTGTTTTAGTTCGCTCGCACAGTACTGTTGTGAAGACAAGTTTTCTGAAGTGTACCTTGGAATATATTCACCCACGATATGAATTGCAAAACGGTCATTTTCTTAGCTTGTTTCCAATGCCTGTGCTTAGTTCAACCGAAAGAAGCTTTATTTGTGAACCGAAAAAGTTTAAGTGAAAATATCCAGGATGGACTTGTGTTCgctggaaaaatatttggtgAGATACAGTGGATCTTTTTAAAGGCCATAGGATTCCGTGGAGTTCTTAACGTTATGGAATATAAAATGGCATGCTGGGAACATAACTGGCTCATATGTTAATATTTAATGTTCATCTTAGGCTTCTTGCTATCATGGTTTAAAATCGGGCAGCGATCACGTTTCACATTTAtcgtgaaattttgtgaattcgTTCTCTCGACATAAGTGCCGAGACATGCACCTCTGGTATTTTCACGTGCAACacaaattgcaaaaattcTAAAGAGTATTACAGGACATGTGACTTACGTTTCAATCGTTGTGTCGCATTTTTCTTGTGAATTCCCCAAACGTGTCGATCACAAAAGAGTTTCGAATTCcgatatatacaaaaaatagAGTGAAAGATAAGCACAAATCTCTTTGAACAGTAAAATGTTTCTGATAATGTCACTCCTATATACCAAGTAATAATAATCAGTTGACGTAATGGAAACTTCACGACCTACCTTCTcgcatttaatttcaatttaattaaactttcTTGTCCTAAAGATATTGATGGCAAAATTCTAtttgtaaattcaaattgatgtCATTCAACCCATCTATAAAAAGTGTCTCGCTACCGTCATACAtccaatcaatttttataCCGTTTCCATTTGAAGGTATCGACCATGCATCAGAGATTGCTGATATGGTTGCGAATACATTTtccaacaaatcaaaacaacatAAATACCAAAATCGGCAAGATGATCCAGGCGATTACAATAATCACAACACATTGATGATATCCAATATTCTTCAATTAATTGGGTTAGACTCAGCGAAAATTGGAGCGTTAGCAGTTAATGGCATTATTTTTATAGCGCAAGTGGTAAGAAATGGTATAACCGTTGTTAAATCGTATGTACATCAAAGTTTATTGGATTGGGGTATGATTGGTGAATTTATCATTCATCGATTGCACGAAAGCTTAAAGCCGAATAGTACTAGTGTCAGCATTATGAGTCCCAGTTAAATAGCATGTGGTTTTGATGAAACCCCCTGCGAGCGTAAAACGTGTGtttttcgaatatatttttaaaagtggAGAAATAGTATGTAGCGTACTTGCGGGAAAATGTGCTTACTAACAGGGGGAAGTGTGTAaccagagccgaaggcgagggatATAATCCCCAGAGTGAGTAAGCGAAGCCCGAGGTAGTTTTAAttatcgtgatacgagataccaaattacttccctggtatagtaatctactattcccGTTCCCTTACGTAAATAACCTGTTAAGCTTACACTCCAACGAActgaataattttaattttttcgctttgtgTATTTCAAGCTACTACTAGACATTTCTGGATAAATCGTCACTTTACTAAATTTGGTAGAATTATGTTCGAAAATTAGAAATAGATGTTTAATCTCGCACAAACTTTATTTAGTTTTtcgcagggactatttttggaaaaacgtttttcatatattttctcaataataaaatttgggaaaaaatcggaaaacttGACAAAGTATGGGATCCCAAAAATAGTGCCCAGTTTTTCCTTAGTGAAATGATATTATGCCAATTAAAACCTAATGCATTACCAAGTATGTCACCAATATTATATTTAGTTGTATTTAATCGTATATTATGTTACGAttggatttttcatttttctggaATTAGTTGTAAGAAGAATTTTATTACTCAGGTAAATCTGGCTAACGTTTCCAAAgcaccgaaaaaaattctccaaGTCTAAAATGTTATCCCGCGACTAGCAGGTAAGcgtttacattttcatttgtctGGGCCGAAAACGAAGtttttgcagaaattttctcgcccctgaaaataaaaaaaaatcgactctTTGCATGTAAAGTTGTATATACGTAACCTGTTtcggacgattgattttactAACTTTCGTTTGGGCTACAGTTATTTACGCATGTGTCGTGGAGATTGATTTAGGTAATTTCGCGAGTTGCAGCTTCTCCCTTTGGTCAGACTTCAACGCTGAAGTGCATTAAATCAATCGTCTGATACAGGTAAGTATGCAATTTTTCCTGCGAAGGGTCGAAAATCTgggaaaaacataaaaaattcccCTCATTTTCgaccccgaagcatgaaatatactatttctcCCCACCGACAGTTACTATTCCCGCGACGGTttgggatcattcataaattacgtaacgctttGTTAGTGctgccatcaaaattaaatcctaAAAAACGGGGTAAACACGCTCTCTGTGAAGTATGTTTAGCACCCATATAGAAAAGTATATTGGTGTGATAGCAGATAGTGTTAACTTCACAGGCCATATATTTCTCGACataagatttatttttgatgacagcactgaaataGCGTTACgcaatttatgaatgatacATTGCTCTTTCTCCAGTGTCGATAACGCTGAATATTTGCGAAAAACACTTCCACATGTAATTCAACAAGTTGAGGAAGAATAATTAAATCGTAAGTCTCTTCCTATATAAGAATGCATTTTGAAGTACTTTTGGAAGATATTAGCAGTTGATGTCTTGTAAACATTTGAACTTATTTAGCGGGCATGAAATAGGTTTATTTTCATGTCGCTTAAAATGGatgaatgtaaataaaattgtactaAACAACAGACAGACGGAAATATAAAACATATTGTGGGCGAATCGAAATAAGTTATGTGAGCAAAGCCGCgatttatgtaatttttttgCGTGACACAAAAACTGTAGAATATTGGTCTAACTTGCGTtgcaaaaagtttatttttgtaaaaagaactTACGTAATAGTttagaaattgttattttgactggTCAATGTATTTCAAACCGTCCACACAATGATTTATGTATACTTCAATGCACCCTTTCTctgatgtaaataaaaaattttgtgtacattttttgttaaagaCTGATTGTAAATATGTAACGGAGTTGtaaatttctaataaaaagatttttttcataCGGAAGTGGTTTTACTGTATTAAAAAATCTACGCAACGGGAGTTCCCTGCttaaatttatatatatatttctcACTTAAAAAACGCACTTTAAACCTCGATATAAAGAAGGCTTTGCAATTCGCGTATAAACAGcatagtatgttacgtcactgtttgtaaatatttgtttaggcaaATGTGTAaggtttgcggaacgagccgaaggagACGTAccacattttacatgtttgtggacggtaagtgcattttacctgtcacaagcagtgatgtaaagtgcactttaccgataaaaattttatattgcgCATCGAACCAAAAATGTAAACCTATCACAGTTAGAATTTTAGATCTTCATTttatctaaatattttcaagatattgatttgaaatcttttactccATTAGCATGCTTTTACGTATTATATTATAAGACATCGTTAGATTAGATTATCATTAGCTTGTCGTGTATTCCTGAAGTCCTGCTACTGTATTCAATAAAACGCAATTATGGTGTTCATATAAGTTCAAATAAACTTAAGATTGGTGAAAAGTCCTTCCATACCTAACAGTAATTGTCAATTCCGATTCGTTTTTTGCAacagtaaaacaaaataaaaagcaaatatttttcaaactttagaTCGGCCGATCGTTAGTTGCGTCATTCACAGACAAATTTACTGCTAAAGAAGACACCACCGAGTCACCACCACCTTCAGCGCGTAAATTAAGCGACGGATCACCACTCGATTGGTTTCTTCAAATTAAATCGCCCATTCTAACCAATACGATGAACGAGTTGCGAAACTCTAGCCTTCCGGAAAGGCTGGTGGATATGTTTGAAGAGAAAGATGGCAATACAGATTGCATTAAATTGCTTGTATGCAAAATGTCCCCGCTTATATGGGGCATGCAGAGAGCATGTAACGCTACTATAGAACCGGAAGaacaaacggatgaaattgaTGTTGGGATTAATGGTAAAGGATTGAATAGTTTCTATAAATATTTGCCGGATATGCAAGAGTTTTCTACGCACGGTGATGCGTGTGAGTCTAGGTACGATGGGTGTAAAGTTGCGCCGCCCTATTGACTAGGGAAATTGACACTTAATCGCCAATTTCCACGGAAATTTGTGTCTGTTCACTTACAAGCAAATtaacttttccttttttgtctgcaaatttttattttcagttatGCGATTACTACACGCGCATTCGTCTCGTTTGACGAACGCCTcacataacaaaacaaaaacttgcaACTCTATAATTTCTATTAATGCAAAATTGTTCcaaaagttcgaaaaataaatgcaaaaatgtaaCTGATATTTTACTCTAGTTATCcataatagtacattaaggTACCGGTGAAAATGCCGAGAATTAATACTCTTCTGTATGTTGCACAAACACGAGTGTAACGAGTGTACGTGTAATTGTAATATACAGAAGAGTATTAGTGCGTGGTATATTCACTGGTACCTTATaatgttttattgtattgCGGAAACGATCAACTTATCGATATATTAATGTAGGATATATTTACctagataaataataatgacgtcATATCAATGGAATAATTGAGAGAAATAATGTTTGGTTTATTACTCCGAAAAACAGTGTTTAATGTCGATATATTGACCGCAATGCAATAAATGAAGATATAGTTATAGTATACAACTACACCGTTTCAGATGAACGTGCATTAGACAACGACCAACAGTTGATAGGTATAACTTTATGAGTGTGTTTTGCGTGAAaatatcattaaaattttgtgctcCTAACCTCGCTCCTGACAGACAACTGTGTATAGAGAACGGAGAGAGTGATTGAGCGAAGTTAGAGGGCAACATCAAACATTGCCCTCAAATCTgtataaaagaaatatttttcaaatgttaaCACTGCATCATTCTACATAAAGGTTCTTAAACATTAACTGAATGCAACGATGAAAACTACCGTTGTCTCCCTTGGAACAGATACTCAcatcgttcgggctacaacttgcgaaatttgttcaaatttacCGTCCAttacagatacgtaaataactatatcATGTGTGCGGTGTGATCAACCTTATTTTCTTCCCTCAATTTTCCATGATAAAATTGTGTTATGTGTTCATGAAAAACGTTGGGTTTCTCTGGGAGAAACAGTAAATTTCAACTCGAATGAAATTGCGACCCTCGGActcgctctggccacaaaaaTCAAACTATTCTAGAGTGAATACTGGGATGTGTTATCACCCAGTCGTTTAGTTGGCTTCATATTCATATACACTTCTCTATGTAGGCGTAGGCATGCTTCTCTCAttacaagaaagaaaaaatgaaaacacgtATATAAGACGAGTAGCTGAAgttgaaacgaaaaagtaaaacccgAATGTTGGTACAGTGTAATTGGTAAGAAATTAGAAACTATCACAGCAGAGGAATTGTAAGATCCaacaattaaatcaatttcataCTCATACCATGTCGATGTTACCATTCATACTTACGTACGGAACGTATCGTCAAAGTATTTGAAATGATCCACTAAGGGTgggcattaccttcagtgttgtttatacggaatttttctcgtaaattaggccctcagcatgaaaagttgtatacgcatctgttgtggacggtttattttaggcattTTCGCTTGTCGCACTcacttaccgtccacaacagatacgtaaataactattgccaAAGCGTAGAAGTAAGAAccatttttcgtaaaattgcgcgaaaaaaaacttagcAATGAATCGTTTCATGTGTTCGTCAAAAGGTGACACCACATAGAATCTGACAGTTCTGAAGATGGATTCTGACCATTTTGACATTTGCGTGTGAAATTCAATACTTTattgaattcttttttgtcGTGAAAATTAGCAGTTCGAAGacaatttgataaattaaaaaccaCATTCCCAGGTGAGTGGATACAATCAATGTCATACGTTGCTTAGTTCAAGTCAATTTACA of Bradysia coprophila strain Holo2 chromosome X unlocalized genomic scaffold, BU_Bcop_v1 contig_26, whole genome shotgun sequence contains these proteins:
- the LOC119069271 gene encoding putative protein TPRXL, which gives rise to MSSVLKLCGVLVIFAFAVLANPITTTERTLSKTEEKIDEFNIDVPLNDQAAKDEEKMTSDPSALDASTADPSASEPSATPSATDPSMSDSSSAPDTSTSGPSATDTSPSDQPTSDTSTSDETPPDVSSDISTQNTPMLDAEMDPTVKTVTTKTSANQNRVKKPEKSTAHRHTFNDDDGDDDTTTELPATTTAAEPATTTAPNGSSLISPNRMSIAALIVTFMIKMFVTY
- the LOC119069263 gene encoding uncharacterized protein LOC119069263 gives rise to the protein MNCKTVIFLACFQCLCLVQPKEALFVNRKSLSENIQDGLVFAGKIFGIDHASEIADMVANTFSNKSKQHKYQNRQDDPGDYNNHNTLMISNILQLIGLDSAKIGALAVNGIIFIAQVIGRSLVASFTDKFTAKEDTTESPPPSARKLSDGSPLDWFLQIKSPILTNTMNELRNSSLPERLVDMFEEKDGNTDCIKLLVCKMSPLIWGMQRACNATIEPEEQTDEIDVGINGKGLNSFYKYLPDMQEFSTHGDACESRYDGCKVAPPY